A stretch of the Malus sylvestris chromosome 10, drMalSylv7.2, whole genome shotgun sequence genome encodes the following:
- the LOC126587641 gene encoding putative protein FAR1-RELATED SEQUENCE 10 isoform X1 gives MTSVPSKNIWIRRQQCPCGDWKCYVTYEGDSEEASSIASQLVKNDSTTSEAMVSPYVGMVFKSDDDAFEYYGNFARKNGFSIRKERSRLSPQLGIYKRDFVCYRSGFAPMKKKPTGEHHRDRKSVRCGCDAKMYLSKEVVDGFSQWFVVQFSNVHNHELLEDDQVRLLPAYRKIHEADQERILLLSKAGFPIHRIVKVLELEKGIQGGQLPFLERDVRNFVQNRKKVVQENDALLTEKRENDTLELLEACKGTKEADEDFVYDFTVDENDKVEHIAWSYGDSVHAYTMFGDAVYFDTSYQSITYGMLFGAWLGIDNHGRTIFFGCVLLQDETPRSFSWALQTFVRFMRGRFPQTILTDLDPGLRDAIRSELPGTKHVISLWNILPKVSSWFSVSLGPRYVEFKSEFDVLYRLESTEDFELQWNQMISVFGLTTDKHIALLYSVRDSWAQSYIRGYFLACMATATYSKSVDAFLKGVFSAQTCLRSFFEQVGISANFQSQAHRDVQYMHIKTSIPMEEHARSILTPFAFNALQQELVLAMQYAVSEMANGSYLVQHFKKIDGERLVIWIPEEEQIHCSCKEFESSGLLCRHSLRIYVVKNYFQLPDKYCLNRWRKEGSLDFYNDHIAGTSDDEWIQDYQCLTETLFTESSITKERSDYVRRELTTQLTRILNEVRNMPECGGVAMDLTFSPTG, from the exons ATGACTTCTGTCCCATCGAAAAACATATGGATTCGGCGGCAGCAATGCCCCTGTGGGGACTGGAAATGCTATGTGACATATGAGGGAGACTCTGAAGAGGCATCATCCATAGCATCCCAATTGGTTAAGAATGATAGTACGACATCAGAGGCTATGGTTTCCCCCTATGTTGGAATGGTGTTTAAGAGTGACGATGATGCGTTTGAGTATTATGGCAATTTCGCTAGGAAAAACGGTTTCTCAATTAGGAAAGAGCGCTCTCGACTTAGCCCACAGTTGGGTATTTATAAGCGTGACTTCGTTTGTTATCGGTCGGGGTTTGCACCCATGAAGAAGAAGCCTACAGGGGAACACCATAGGGATAGGAAGTCAGTTCGGTGTGGATGCGATGCAAAAATGTATTTGTCCAAGGAGGTCGTTGATGGGTTTTCTCAATGGTTTGTCGTGCAATTCAGTAATGTCCATAACCATGAACTTTTGGAAGATGACCAAGTGCGGCTCCTTCCTGCCTATCGTAAAATCCATGAGGCGGATCAAGAGCGGATACTGTTACTTTCTAAAGCTGGGTTTCCCATACATCGTATAGTGAAGGTGTTGGAGTTGGAAAAGGGGATTCAAGGTGGACAGTTACCCTTCTTAGAGCGGGATGTTAGAAATTTTGTCCAAAACCGTAAAAAGGTTGTTCAAGAAAATGATGCTTTGCTCACTGAAAAACGGGAGAACGATACATTGGAACTTCTTGAGGCATGCAAGGGAACAAAAGAAGCAGACGAAGATTTCGTTTATGATTTTACAGTTGATGAGAATGATAAGGTTGAACACATTGCATGGTCGTATGGTGATTCAGTCCATGCATACACTATGTTTGGTGATGCAGTTTATTTTGACACTTCATATCAATCAATCACATATGGCATGCTTTTTGGAGCATGGCTTGGCATTGACAATCATGGAAGGACCATTTTCTTTGGTTGTGTTCTTTTACAAGATGAAACACCTCGTTCCTTCTCATGGGCTTTACAG ACTTTTGTGCGTTTCATGAGAGGGAGATTCCCACAAACAATTCTAACTGATCTCGATCCTGGGCTTAGAGATGCAATAAGAAGTGAATTACCGGGCACTAAGCATGTCATTTCCCTTTGGAATATTCTTCCCAAGGTATCTAGCTGGTTCTCTGTTTCACTTGGACCACGCTATGTAGAATTTAAATCTGAGTTTGATGTGTTATATCGGCTGGAGAGTACAGAGGATTTTGAGCTTCAGTGGAATCAAATGATTTCAGTGTTTGGGCTTACTACTGATAAGCATATTGCTTTACTTTATTCAGTCCGGGATTCCTGGGCTCAATCCTATATTAGGGGTTACTTTCTTGCTTGTATGGCAACGGCAACATATTCAAAATCTGTAGATGCATTTTTGAAAGGAGTTTTCAGTGCACAAACATGTTTGCGTAGCTTTTTCGAGCAG GTTGGTATTTCTGCCAATTTTCAAAGTCAGGCCCATCGAGATGTGCAGTATATGCATATTAAAACAAGCATTCCCATGGAGGAGCATGCGAGGAGTATTTTGACGCCATTTGCCTTCAATGCTTTGCAGCAGGAACTTGTACTCGCCATGCAATATGCAGTGTCTGAAATGGCCAATGGGTCATATCTTGTGCAGCACTTTAAGAAGATTGATGGAGAGCGTCTTGTGATATGGATACCAGAAGAGGAACAGATTCACTGTTCCTGTAAAGAGTTTGAATCTTCAGGATTGTTATGCAGACATTCTCTGCGTATATATGTGGTAAAGAACTACTTTCAGCTCCCTGACAAATACTGTTTAAACAGATGGCGGAAAGAAGGCTCTCTTGATTTTTACAATGACCACATTGCCGGGACTAGTGATGATGAATGGATTCAAGATTATCAATGCCTCACTGAAACCCTGTTTACAGAGTCATCAATTACAAAGGAGCGTTCTGATTATGTTCGCAGGGAATTGACAACACAACTCACAAGGATTCTCAATGAGGTTAGAAATATGCCAGAATGTGGAGGAGTAGCTATGGATCTGACATTTTCCCCTACTGGCTAA
- the LOC126587641 gene encoding putative protein FAR1-RELATED SEQUENCE 10 isoform X2 — translation MTSVPSKNIWIRRQQCPCGDWKCYVTYEGDSEEASSIASQLVKNDSTTSEAMVSPYVGMVFKSDDDAFEYYGNFARKNGFSIRKERSRLSPQLGIYKRDFVCYRSGFAPMKKKPTGEHHRDRKSVRCGCDAKMYLSKEVVDGFSQWFVVQFSNVHNHELLEDDQVRLLPAYRKIHEADQERILLLSKAGFPIHRIVKVLELEKGIQGGQLPFLERDVRNFVQNRKKVVQENDALLTEKRENDTLELLEACKGTKEADEDFVYDFTVDENDKVEHIAWSYGDSVHAYTMFGDAVYFDTSYQSITYGMLFGAWLGIDNHGRTIFFGCVLLQDETPRSFSWALQTFVRFMRGRFPQTILTDLDPGLRDAIRSELPGTKHVISLWNILPKVGISANFQSQAHRDVQYMHIKTSIPMEEHARSILTPFAFNALQQELVLAMQYAVSEMANGSYLVQHFKKIDGERLVIWIPEEEQIHCSCKEFESSGLLCRHSLRIYVVKNYFQLPDKYCLNRWRKEGSLDFYNDHIAGTSDDEWIQDYQCLTETLFTESSITKERSDYVRRELTTQLTRILNEVRNMPECGGVAMDLTFSPTG, via the exons ATGACTTCTGTCCCATCGAAAAACATATGGATTCGGCGGCAGCAATGCCCCTGTGGGGACTGGAAATGCTATGTGACATATGAGGGAGACTCTGAAGAGGCATCATCCATAGCATCCCAATTGGTTAAGAATGATAGTACGACATCAGAGGCTATGGTTTCCCCCTATGTTGGAATGGTGTTTAAGAGTGACGATGATGCGTTTGAGTATTATGGCAATTTCGCTAGGAAAAACGGTTTCTCAATTAGGAAAGAGCGCTCTCGACTTAGCCCACAGTTGGGTATTTATAAGCGTGACTTCGTTTGTTATCGGTCGGGGTTTGCACCCATGAAGAAGAAGCCTACAGGGGAACACCATAGGGATAGGAAGTCAGTTCGGTGTGGATGCGATGCAAAAATGTATTTGTCCAAGGAGGTCGTTGATGGGTTTTCTCAATGGTTTGTCGTGCAATTCAGTAATGTCCATAACCATGAACTTTTGGAAGATGACCAAGTGCGGCTCCTTCCTGCCTATCGTAAAATCCATGAGGCGGATCAAGAGCGGATACTGTTACTTTCTAAAGCTGGGTTTCCCATACATCGTATAGTGAAGGTGTTGGAGTTGGAAAAGGGGATTCAAGGTGGACAGTTACCCTTCTTAGAGCGGGATGTTAGAAATTTTGTCCAAAACCGTAAAAAGGTTGTTCAAGAAAATGATGCTTTGCTCACTGAAAAACGGGAGAACGATACATTGGAACTTCTTGAGGCATGCAAGGGAACAAAAGAAGCAGACGAAGATTTCGTTTATGATTTTACAGTTGATGAGAATGATAAGGTTGAACACATTGCATGGTCGTATGGTGATTCAGTCCATGCATACACTATGTTTGGTGATGCAGTTTATTTTGACACTTCATATCAATCAATCACATATGGCATGCTTTTTGGAGCATGGCTTGGCATTGACAATCATGGAAGGACCATTTTCTTTGGTTGTGTTCTTTTACAAGATGAAACACCTCGTTCCTTCTCATGGGCTTTACAG ACTTTTGTGCGTTTCATGAGAGGGAGATTCCCACAAACAATTCTAACTGATCTCGATCCTGGGCTTAGAGATGCAATAAGAAGTGAATTACCGGGCACTAAGCATGTCATTTCCCTTTGGAATATTCTTCCCAAG GTTGGTATTTCTGCCAATTTTCAAAGTCAGGCCCATCGAGATGTGCAGTATATGCATATTAAAACAAGCATTCCCATGGAGGAGCATGCGAGGAGTATTTTGACGCCATTTGCCTTCAATGCTTTGCAGCAGGAACTTGTACTCGCCATGCAATATGCAGTGTCTGAAATGGCCAATGGGTCATATCTTGTGCAGCACTTTAAGAAGATTGATGGAGAGCGTCTTGTGATATGGATACCAGAAGAGGAACAGATTCACTGTTCCTGTAAAGAGTTTGAATCTTCAGGATTGTTATGCAGACATTCTCTGCGTATATATGTGGTAAAGAACTACTTTCAGCTCCCTGACAAATACTGTTTAAACAGATGGCGGAAAGAAGGCTCTCTTGATTTTTACAATGACCACATTGCCGGGACTAGTGATGATGAATGGATTCAAGATTATCAATGCCTCACTGAAACCCTGTTTACAGAGTCATCAATTACAAAGGAGCGTTCTGATTATGTTCGCAGGGAATTGACAACACAACTCACAAGGATTCTCAATGAGGTTAGAAATATGCCAGAATGTGGAGGAGTAGCTATGGATCTGACATTTTCCCCTACTGGCTAA
- the LOC126585230 gene encoding two-pore potassium channel 1-like, with amino-acid sequence MATDFSDDVKEALLSEKKDHSQLNTETNVVHRRRNRLYSISTTPCPSFKNRVQQNEAESQCPVDSGPLYVKPQFSLTQVLLLLIAYIGGGTFCFFLMRHQIKGKKTNAILDSMYLCIVTMSTVGYGDLVPDSMLAKLVACVYVFIGMALVGIILGKAADYLVEKQEILLVRAIHFREKFGPPELLKEVETEKVKFKCITVGILLLILIIVGTVFLCLVENLEVTDALYCVCSTITTLGYGDESFSTGAGRIFAVFWILSSTICLAQFFLYLAELYTERRQRSLVKWVLTRRLTPSDLEEADLDHDKVVSAAEFIVYKLKEMGKINQEDIALVMEAFNKLDIDHSGTLTASDLISIPSQPTT; translated from the exons ATGGCTACTGATTTTAGCGACGATGTTAAAGAAGCCTTACTTTCTGAAAAGAAAGATCATTCTCAACTCAATACTGAAACAAATGTCGTCCATAGAAGAAGAAATCGCCTTTATAGCATTAGCACTACCCCATGTCCATCATTCAAGAACCGCGTACAACAAAATGAAGCGGAATCTCAATGTCCTGTAGATTCTGGTCCGCTCTATGTAAAACCACAATTCAGTCTAACGCAagtacttttgttgttgattgCATACATTGGTGGAGGCACATTTTGCTTTTTCCTGATGAGGCATCAGATAAAGGGTAAGAAAACGAATGCCATTCTGGACTCCATGTACTTGTGTATAGTCACAATGAGCACTGTTGGTTACGGGGACCTTGTGCCAGATAGCATGTTGGCAAAGCTAGTTGCATGCGTTTATGTGTTCATCGGCATGGCCCTTGTTGGCATAATTCTTGGCAAGGCAGCAGATTACCTTGTAGAGAAGCAGGAAATCCTTTTGGTTAGAGCTATACATTTTCGCGAAAAATTTGGGCCACCGGAGCTTCTTAAGGAGGTTGAGACCGAAAAAGTCAAGTTCAAATGTATTACTGTCGGAATCCTTCTTTTGATTCTTATTATAGTAGGTACTGTCTTCTTATGTCTAGTTGAGAATCTGGAAGTTACGGATGCTCTCTATTGCGTTTGTTCCACTATAACTACACTAGGCTATGGGGACGAGAGTTTCTCAACGGGAGCTGGTCGTATTTTCGCTGTTTTTTGGATACTGAGCAGCACCATTTGTTTAGCACAGTTCTTTCTCTACCTTGCTGAACTATACACTGAAAGAAGGCAAAGATCACTTGTGAAGTGGGTTCTTACGAGGAGATTAACACCCTCGGATCTTGAGGAAGCAGATCTTGATCATGATAAAGTCGTTAG TGCGGCAGAGTTTATCGTATATAAGCTAAAGGAGATGGGGAAGATCAACCAGGAAGATATTGCACTGGTGATGGAAGCGTTCAACAAACTTGACATTGATCATTCAGGAACTTTGACGGCATCTGATTTAATATCAATACCATCTCAACCAACAACTTAA